A region from the Cyprinus carpio isolate SPL01 chromosome A8, ASM1834038v1, whole genome shotgun sequence genome encodes:
- the LOC109057348 gene encoding N-alpha-acetyltransferase 35, NatC auxiliary subunit-like produces MVMKSSAEEEEEGGWGLGVPEKTRNNANWVDVTQEFKGACRELNLGELLHDKLFGLFEAMSAIEMMDPKMDAGMIGNQVNRKVLNFEQAVKDEAVRVKDLSIPELIGIMDTCFCCLITWLEGHSLAQTVFTCLYVHNPDLIQDPALKAFALGVLKICDIAREKVNKAAVFEEEDFQAMTYGFKMANNVTDLRVTGMLKDVEDELQRKVKSTRSRQGEQRDPEVELDHQQCLALFSRVKFTRLLLSALISFTKKETSAVSEAQKLMTQAADLLPAIHSTVQYGIQSQNDTTKGDHPIMMGFEPLVNQRLLPPTFPRYAKIIKREEMVSYFSKLIERIKTVCEVINIINLHSILDFFCEFSEQSPCVLSRSLLQTTFLIDNKKVFGTHLMQDMIKDALRYFVSPPVLSPKCSLNNNHQAKDYIDSFVTHCTRPFCSLIQFHGHNRARQRDKLGHILEEFATLQDEAEKVDAALHGLLMKLEPQRQHLACLGTWILYHNLRIMIQYLLSGFELELYSMHEYYYIYWYLSEFLYAWLMSTLSRADSSQMAEERILEEQLKVRSSKKSKKKKKARPLSKEITMSQAYQNMCAGMYKTMIALDMDRKVRKPQFELDSEQVRYEHRFAPFNSVVTPPPVHYIQFKEMSDLKKYNPPPRSADLYMAASKHFQQAKLILENITSPDAEVNRILKVAKPNIVVMKLLAGGHKKETKALPEFDFSAHKYFPIVKII; encoded by the exons ATGGTGATGAAGTCATcagcagaggaggaggaggagggaggatGGGGCCTCGGGGTCCCGGAGAAGACGAGAAACAACGCCAACTGGGTGGACGTCACCCAGGAATTCAAAGGAGCCTGTAGAG AGCTCAATCTTGGCGAGTTGCTACATGACAAACT GTTCGGCCTGTTCGAGGCCATGTCTGCCATTGAGATGATGGATCCGAAGATGGATGCTGGGATGATCGGGAACCAGGTCAACCGTAAAGTCCTCAACTTTGAACAGGCCGTTAAG GATGAGGCCGTACGGGTGAAGGATCTGAGTATTCCTGAGCTCATCGGGATCATGGACACATGTTTCTGCTGTCTG ATCACGTGGCTGGAGGGGCATTCTCTGGCTCAGACTGTGTTTACGTGTCTGTACGTTCATAATCCGGATCTGATTCAAGACCCTGCACTCAAAGCCTTCGCTCTGGGCGTCCTCAAGATCTGCGACATCGCCCGCGAGAAAGTCAACAAAGCCGCTGTGTTTGAGGAG GAAGATTTCCAGGCCATGACTTACGGCTTTAAAATGGCAAACAACGTAACAGATCTGAGAGTGACAG gAATGCTAAAAGATGTTGAGGATGAACTTCAGAGGAAAGTGAAG AGTACACGCAGTCGACAGGGTGAACAACGGGATCCTGAGGTTGAGTTAGAT CATCAGCAGTGCTTGGCTCTGTTCAGTCGTGTTAAATTCACTCGCCTGCTGCTCAGTGCTCTCATCTCCTTCACTAAAAAAGAG ACGAGTGCTGTCAGTGAAGCACAGAAGCTGATGACTCAGGCTGCTGACTTACTGCCAGCGATTCACTCCACCGTACAGTACGGCATACAGTCACAGAATGACACAACCAAAGGAG ATCACCCAATCATGATGGGTTTCGAGCCACTGGTTAACCAGCGCTTGCTCCCGCCCACTTTCCCACGATATGCCAAGATCATCAAGAGAGAAGAGATGGTCAGCTACTTCAGCAAACTCATTGAGCGCATTAAAACGGTCTGTGAGGTCATCAACATAATCAACCTGCACAGCATCTTG GATTTCTTCTGTGAATTCAGTGAACAGTCTCCATGTGTGCTGTCGAGGTCTCTGCTGCAG ACCACGTTTCTGATTGACAATAAGAAGGTGTTTGGGACTCATCTGATGCAGGACATGATTAAAGATGCGCTGCGTTATTTTGTCAGTCCACCTGTCCTCTCTCCaaa ATGCAGTTTGAATAATAACCACCAGGCTAAAGATTACATTGACTCGTTTGTAACACACTGCACACGG CCGTTCTGCAGCCTCATCCAGTTTCACGGGCACAACCGAGCACGCCAGAGAGACAAACTGGGTCACATACTGGAGGAGTTCGCCACCCTTCAGGATGAG GCTGAGAAGGTGGACGCTGCTCTTCACGGTCTGCTGATGAAGCTGGAGCCTCAGAGGCAGCATTTAGCCTGTCTGGGCACCTGGATCCTCTATCACAACCTGCGCATCATGATCCAGTACCTGCTCAGCGGCTTTGAGCTGGAGCTCTACAGCATGCACGAGTATTATTACATCTACTG GTATCTGTCGGAGTTCCTGTATGCGTGGCTCATGTCCACGCTGAGTCGAGCCGACAGCTCTCAGATGGCAGAGGAGAGAATCCTGGAGGAGCAGCTGAAAGTACGAAGCAGCAAGaagagcaagaagaagaagaaag CTCGTCCTCTGAGTAAAGAGATCACCATGAGCCAAGCTTACCAGAACATGTGTGCCGGCATGTACAAG ACTATGATAGCATTGGATATGGACAGAAAGGTGCGCAAACCTCAGTTTGAGCTGGACAGCGAGCAGGTTCGCTACGAGCATCGTTTCGCCCCTTTCAACAGCGTCGTCACACCGCCGCCAGTGCACTACATCCAGTTTAAG GAGATGTCAGATCTGAAGAAGTACAATCCTCCTCCTCGCTCAGCTGATCTCTATATGGCAGCCAGTAAACATTTCCAGCAGGCCAAACTCATACTTGAAAACATCACCAGCCCCGATGCAGAG GTGAATCGCATCCTAAAAGTGGCCAAACCCAATATTGTTGTAATGAAGCTGCTGGCTGGAGGACACAAGAAGGAGACCAAG GCCCTTCCTGAATTTGATTTCTCTGCGCACAAATACTTCCCCATCGTCAAGATCATTTGA